In Haloterrigena turkmenica DSM 5511, a single genomic region encodes these proteins:
- a CDS encoding Cdc6/Cdc18 family protein: MSADDDRDPLFRYDDPVFADERLLEITHLPGPDRIVGRDEQMQRVADALNPAIFGSEPNHLFIFGKTGTGKSLISRSITQRVISEAQRDDITVKYAFIDCGEQNTEASIVKTIAQIVNEPDRSGISVPDRGLGTGDYYKRLWQAIDHCTDVTIVILDEIDMLEDDEVLRKLSRAGENRRISDSSIGIIGISNKIDFPDHLSERVKSSLSRDELVFSPYDANQLVEILEKRRDAFHDGVLSDDVIPLTAALAAQEHGDARKAIDILRNAGRIAKKQNATRVTADHVRDAKEKTEADRFNELIEGSPQQAKAILYSLTLLTENSTEKEFPTKIIYNQYKEVARQLDFDVLSERRVQEILQEQNFLNVIQSEREGRGRGRGAHAKHRLLENPSIVKKVLLRDSRLAVLEDDGGEAT; this comes from the coding sequence ATGTCCGCAGACGACGATCGAGACCCGCTCTTTCGGTACGACGATCCGGTCTTCGCCGACGAGCGCCTGCTCGAGATTACGCACCTGCCCGGTCCGGATCGGATCGTCGGGCGCGACGAGCAGATGCAACGGGTTGCGGACGCCCTGAACCCGGCTATTTTCGGGAGCGAACCCAACCACCTGTTCATCTTCGGCAAGACCGGCACCGGCAAATCACTCATTTCCCGTTCGATCACCCAGCGGGTGATTTCCGAAGCACAGCGCGACGACATCACCGTCAAGTACGCCTTCATCGACTGTGGCGAGCAAAACACCGAGGCGTCGATCGTGAAGACGATCGCTCAGATCGTCAACGAGCCCGATCGGAGCGGCATCTCCGTCCCTGATCGCGGCCTCGGCACCGGTGACTACTACAAGCGACTCTGGCAGGCGATCGATCACTGCACCGACGTCACCATCGTCATCCTAGACGAGATCGATATGCTCGAGGACGACGAAGTCCTCCGGAAACTCTCTCGCGCGGGGGAAAACCGGCGGATCTCGGACTCGAGTATCGGTATCATCGGCATCTCCAACAAGATCGACTTTCCCGACCACCTCTCGGAACGCGTCAAATCCAGTCTCTCCCGCGACGAACTCGTCTTCTCGCCGTACGACGCCAACCAGCTGGTCGAAATCTTGGAGAAACGTCGCGACGCCTTCCACGACGGCGTGCTCTCGGACGACGTCATTCCCCTCACGGCGGCGCTGGCGGCCCAGGAACACGGCGACGCACGCAAGGCGATCGACATCCTCCGCAACGCCGGTCGCATCGCGAAGAAACAGAACGCGACGCGGGTCACTGCCGATCACGTCCGCGACGCCAAGGAGAAGACCGAGGCCGATCGCTTCAACGAACTCATCGAGGGCTCGCCCCAGCAGGCCAAGGCGATCCTCTACTCGCTGACGCTGCTGACCGAGAACAGCACGGAAAAGGAGTTCCCGACGAAGATCATCTACAACCAGTACAAGGAGGTCGCGCGGCAACTCGACTTCGACGTGCTCTCCGAGCGGCGCGTCCAGGAGATCCTCCAGGAGCAGAACTTCCTCAACGTCATCCAGTCCGAACGCGAGGGTCGCGGACGCGGCCGCGGCGCCCACGCCAAACACCGACTGCTCGAGAACCCCTCGATCGTCAAGAAGGTACTCCTGCGGGACTCGCGGCTGGCCGTCCTCGAGGACGACGGGGGCGAGGCCACGTAG
- a CDS encoding RNA methyltransferase: MTPEPSATEPPSDRTPPAVAVVDAQFPGNVGTIARAMKNFGFEDLLLVDPPELDPDGEAYGFAGHAREDVLPNATEISFDRLVTEYHTIGCTAVTNEDDRSHVRFPFSTPADLAERLPTVEAPTALVFGRERVGLTNEELARIDEICSIPASDEYPVLNLGQAATITLYELRSLTLADDETQLPDVERVRAPEPTVDRLYDQWADLLAEINHPEEKRDKTMRMLRRVFGRADLTEREANTLLGILRRATERPAEN, translated from the coding sequence ATGACTCCCGAGCCGTCCGCGACCGAGCCGCCGTCCGATCGGACCCCGCCAGCGGTCGCCGTCGTCGACGCCCAGTTCCCGGGCAACGTCGGTACCATCGCTCGAGCGATGAAGAACTTCGGATTCGAGGACCTCCTGCTGGTCGATCCGCCGGAACTCGATCCCGACGGCGAGGCCTACGGGTTCGCGGGCCACGCCCGCGAGGACGTGCTTCCGAACGCGACGGAAATCTCGTTCGACCGGCTCGTCACGGAGTACCACACCATCGGCTGTACGGCGGTCACCAATGAGGACGACCGCAGCCACGTCCGGTTCCCGTTCTCGACGCCCGCCGACCTCGCAGAGCGACTCCCGACCGTCGAGGCGCCGACGGCGCTGGTCTTCGGGCGCGAACGCGTCGGGCTGACCAACGAGGAACTCGCCCGCATCGACGAGATCTGTTCGATCCCGGCCAGCGACGAGTACCCCGTTCTCAACCTGGGCCAGGCCGCGACGATCACGCTGTACGAACTGCGCTCGCTGACCCTCGCCGACGACGAGACTCAACTGCCGGACGTCGAACGCGTCCGGGCTCCCGAACCGACGGTCGATCGCCTCTACGACCAGTGGGCGGACTTACTCGCCGAGATCAACCATCCCGAGGAGAAACGCGACAAGACGATGCGGATGCTCCGGCGCGTGTTCGGCCGGGCGGATCTGACCGAACGCGAGGCGAACACGCTGCTCGGCATCCTCCGCCGAGCGACCGAACGACCCGCCGAGAACTGA